The Salvia splendens isolate huo1 chromosome 20, SspV2, whole genome shotgun sequence nucleotide sequence GGGCGCGCCGGCCGTCCCAcggaaattaattttttattttcgaaaattgtaTTATAAATATCACTCCTCCACCACCTATTTTACACCCATTTCAAACTCTCTCCATTAATTCACTCTCTACGTtttcatttgtattttttttaaatgttcgttgtataattttcccagttccataatacaacgaatatttggtcccaatactttttttacatttcagtATTACCTcggtttctaattatttacattccgataattttaattacaattgatttaaaataaatgaaaaatgaaataaaatgaaaagtggctaaaaaagtggcggggctattggaagtgtccggcTTATAGCTGCGGAGACTTTTTTTGTGGGTGCGGACAAATAAACTGgggttgtggacaaaaaagtggcggggctattggaagtgtccggcttatagtggacacccttacaCTTACCAAAATTTTGAGCATCTTGCTAATCACAGATGCTTCCTTGCCTGCCTCAACCTCGGAAATGCAACTTCACCATTGCATTTGCAGGAACATGTTCAAGTGGTTTTATTCTATAAGTTTCAGTCTCGTGCCTGAATTTCAGCACAAGAAAATGAATAGCTTGGTAGTATAATGTTACAAGCTGACTATCCAATCATAAATGTCAGAAATTCTTCAAAATCTTTTCACTTGCTACTCCAACGGATACGAGAATAGAAGTAACCTCCTGCAAGAAGCCAAGATCAAGGTTATGAATACATAGACAGTTTGAATCAAGAGAGACATGCATTCATACTTTGAAAAACAAACCTACGGGTTAGAGAGGCCAAAGATAGTATAATAGTGTGATATATTTTCAAGAGATCAGTCACCCTATTACTCTAGGCCAACTTAACTAAAAATCCCATCTTATCAAATTTGATATGTCCCAAATTTTTGAATTGTTATTGAGCATGAAATAAATAGTAATAACCAGCTTGAATCACATAGAGTTACCTCAGTACATGTCAACTATCAGTCACCCTATTCCTCTAGACCACCTTAACTAAAAATCCCATCTCATCAAATTTGATAGATGTCCCAagattttgaattattattcagcatgaaaaaaatagataataaCCAGCTTGAATCCCATAGAGGTACCTCATTACATGTCAATTATCAGTCAACATATTCCTCTATGCCCCCTTAACTAAAAATCCCATCTTTTCAAATTTGGTAGTATGTCccaaaatttcaatttattattgATCAGTGTTTATAGTCATTTAACCCTGCATGTTAAAAGATGAAGAGAAACTACTACAAACCTCAGCCATCTTTCTGTAACCACAGAGCACTGCACCAGTAGACTCCGGGCTCAAGATTCGTTTCGCTCTAGCAAAAGCAGCCTGCACAAACAACATCATGAATAACACAAACGAGGAAGAAAGCTATGCAATCCATGGAAGCCCAGTGTTTTTAACAACCTGCACGAAACCTCGTTCTCCTCTCCAAGATGGAGCAGCATGCGACAGCACTTGCACAATATTGACCCCTGTCGATTCCCACTCTTGAAACCTCTCCTACAAAGTTACCGGAAAGATCcaagatataaataaaaactaaacatTGAACAAGGACAACTACACCTACTGAACTGGCATTTCTTAACCCTTCAATCAGCCATCATAAGGAGTAGAAGTATACCTGATATGCCATTCTATTAAGGTTTGTGGCCCCGTAATAGAGTCTAACATCTTTTCTCTTATCAGCACCAAAGCCTGTCTCGATCAAAGACCGAATTGGGCTGCATATAACAAGTAACAAGATGGAATGGAGTTAACACACAACATTAGGTCAGCGTAAATACAACTCATCAAACAAGAAAGCATTTCACACATTTCTTCGTACAATACAATAAAACACACGCAAAGTTAAATCTACAAACATTCAAAAATGGCAAAACAAATGCCAAAGCTAGCTAAACATTTTTCCAATGTTCGATTCCATCAAAATGAGATGCTAGCTAAACATTGAAATTATTCAGAACAAAACCAGAAATTAGTTCTTAATTAGCCATAATTGCATCGAGATCATTGGCAATAACTGTTACTGCTAAAACAAAGGTATATTACATTCACAATAGAATAGAATTTAATACATAATCTATTTACCTAATTCCGGATCCTGTGGCGAAGATGAGCACCGTCTGATATTTCTCCGGCGGCGAGATTCGATCCACATCGAAACCGCCACCAACCGCCTGGCTCAATTCGACAACATCGCCTCTCCGCAGCTCGCAGAGGAGCTCCGCAGTGGAGCCAGCAATAGGCTTCACCAGAAATTCGAACACGCCGCTGGA carries:
- the LOC121782551 gene encoding fruit protein pKIWI502-like, translating into MTVAKSTALRHLSRLILRRGLAVSAAALRHDTTVWTPTPLVKVSPAAESLFLVTVDVSRSPELAASYTSPGQYLHLRLRDRRTVLAISSPPSIAASSGVFEFLVKPIAGSTAELLCELRRGDVVELSQAVGGGFDVDRISPPEKYQTVLIFATGSGISPIRSLIETGFGADKRKDVRLYYGATNLNRMAYQERFQEWESTGVNIVQVLSHAAPSWRGERGFVQAAFARAKRILSPESTGAVLCGYRKMAEEVTSILVSVGVASEKILKNF